A window of Vibrio gazogenes genomic DNA:
AAGTCGGGGACTGGATTCGTTCACCGGATCGCGTCATTGAAGGGACCGTTGAACGGATTGGCTGGCGGATGACGGTGATTCGCACGTTTGATAAACGTCCGCTTTATGTACCGAACTCGGTATTCAGTAGCATTGTGGTTGAAAACCCGTCGCGAATGCTCAATCGACGTATCTATGAAGTCATTGGCTTACGATATGGGGATTCTAAGAAGATTGCCACGATTGTTACTGATGTGAGGCAAATGCTAGAGGAACACCCTGATATTGATGTGAACCAGACTCTGATAGTTAATTTTGATTCTTTTAGTGCATCATCATTAGACTTCTTCATCTACACCTTCACGAAAACTGTCAACTGGATACGTTACCATGATGTAAAGCAGGATGTGCTGTTAAAAGTGATGGATATTATTCATCATCATGGCGCTGATATCGCTTATCCAACCCAAACCCTCAAGTTAGAGTCTGAAAGAGTGGGCTCTGAATCATTCGAAGCACATACGAACCGAAGTTAATCTCAGATATCTCTTTTGTTGACCCACCAAATTGCCCGAGCAGATCCCCATCTGCTCGGGGTATATATTACTTTGTTTATTGATATGAAGAGGTCATTCTTGTATCGCTGTGGCAATTTCGGTCATTGACAGAGGAGATGATCTGTTTGAATTTGATGAAATGAAATTGATTACATAAAATTAAATATTGTCAGTGATGAGAGCTTCCTGACAAAGTGATGTGATTCGAACAAGATAACCCGTTCTAGTCCACATACCAGACCATGAATCAAGGAGGAAAGATGCGTGTTGATATCGTTGGTCGACTTTTGGGTGATTTTTTTCTTGAAGCAAAAGTGGCGATAGCTGATATTGGTTTGTATTACGGGCTGGATGTCAGTGATTACCCAGAGAATATGACATTAGAAATGCTGGTTTATCAGCAGATTGGAGATAAGCCTGAACAAGGTGATTCCTTTTACTGGCAGGGATTAACTTGGGTAGTTGCCCGAGTTCGGGATTGGCGGGTTCAACTCGTCGGACTCAAGTTACCGATGAATTGAATGGTGTCGGTTGATGTATCATCGACTAAACCGTTCGTGTGTTCGGTTATTGGTTGATGAAACCGAGCGACCTGAACCATAAGCTATGATTCAGGCGGCTGCAATATATTTACGTTGATTATGCTTCATGGCTTTGAGAGTGGCGATAAGCTGATCAATATCGAAATCAATATTGAATTGTTGCTTCAAATTGGCAAGAAAGACAGCATCTTCACACATCGCTTTTTCGGGTTCGTCGCTGATCTTCGCCACAGGGCGGCCATGACATTCAGCGAGTTTGATCACAATCGATAGCGGCTTATAGGTTTGACCGTATTTGTTTTTCCAACCACCCAAATCATTGGTGAGGAATGTCCCAATCCCGAAAGAAATCCGAGCGCGTCCAGCGAAATATTCACACAATTCCAGTGCCTGACTGAAGTCGAGGCTATCGGAGAAAATAAAGAGTTTCGTCCGTGGGTCGATCCCCAGTTTTTGGTAGTGTGCAATCATCTTTTCACCCCAAGTGAAGGGGCAACCGGAATCATGACGGACACCGTCGTAAGCTTTCGCCAAATGCATATTAAAATCATTGAGGAAAGCATCGATATTGAGCGTATCGGTAGGCGCGATAGACAGTTGACCATCGAACGCTGTCAACCACTGTTCCAGCGCGACGCGTTGTGAATCTCCCGGATTGACCAGTGCCTGATGACCCATAAACCATTCATGCGCGATTGTCCCAATCGGTTTGAGGTCGAATTTCCGGGCAAAATGATAGTTACTCGTACCGAGTAACAGCTCAGGGATCTCTTGCTTCAACTCGGCCATGACTTGTTCTTGTATGTGTGCTGAGAAGCGGCGGCGTGTCCCCATTTCCGTGAGTCTAAAGTTATCAATACCGCGCTCGGCCAACTCATGCTTCAGCGCGATGAGTTTATTGTGCAATACCTGACGAGGTAAGTCAGCGGGAACATCTTGCCAACCATGTCGGCTTCTGACTTCTGAGATGATCGCCATAATCATCGTTTCATACAAAATCGTGTCGCGCCATGTTCCCCGGACGCCAACTCGCAGTTGACGTTTGGAACCTTGTTGGATGATGCCGAATTCAACCTGCTGCGTCGGCTGAAACTGGAAATAGCGTAATGCATGCAGGAAAGCTGGTTTTAGATGAGATGAACTCTTTTTCAGATAGTCAATTTCTGCCTGAGAAAAGCGTAACTTCGACAGTTGCTCCACTTCACTGCGAATTTCCGGGAGCAGCCCAGTGATATCTTCTTCTGAGCGGACGGTCAGTTCGTAACGGACTTCAATGTTAGGATAAAACGTATGGATGGCCTGCATCATATTAATTTTATATGCATCCAGATCCAGCAGACTTTGGATGATATGTTTAGAAAAAAGATGATTGTTCATGGGGGCATCCTCACTTTTATGTTAGTAACATTGTGTGCCTAACCTAAGGCGGACATTAAATGAGACGCGAGCATTTGTCAATCATTAGTCTATGGTATCATGGATAGGAATATCATTATGAATGATACCTTTTGGGTATAAAACTTTATTTATTCTCAGATTATTTTGTCACTAAAATCATCGATTGAGTTCGTAACATTCTGTGATTAAATTTGACCTATGATGATGTCATTTCATAGAATGAGCGGAGAGTTGTATGGGAAAGCTGCTTTATGATTGTAACTATCGATATGATCTGCCTTCGTTTGTCTGATGACGGCATTCAAGTTTTGCTGGTGAAACGGAATAATCCGGAGCGTCCGGATTTTGGCATGTGGGCGGTTCCCGGAGGCTGGGTATACGACGAAGATTTTACCGCGCGTGGTGGTGAGCCGGCCGATGAAGATTTCGAAGCAGCACGTCGGCGAATTTGCCGGCAAAAAGTACATACGTATCCTAATTTTATCAGTGACCCTTTGGTTGACGGCAATCCGAAACGCAACCCTGATGGTTGGAGTGTCAGTATTTCCCACTATGCGTTGCTGAATCGGTCGAATATCAGGCAAATTGAAGCTGCCGGAATGGATCGTAACCGTCTCGACTGGTTTGATTTAAACCTCGTTTTGCAGGGACAGATAACGCTGGCTTTTGACCATGCGGCTCAGATTCAACATGCATGGATCAAATTACGGGCAGCCGTCGAATATACCTCAGTCGTGCTCTTTTTTCTGGAGAAAGAATTTTTGGTTGCAGAAATTATCGATGCTTATGCGAAGTTCGGGGTTGAAGTAAACCGGATGACAATTAAACGGCGGTTGATTAACTCAGAAGTGATTGTGAGTACCAATAAAATTGCTGCCCCGAATAAAGGTCGTGGACGTGGCGGGAAGCCCGCAACGGTCTATCGGCTTGCAAACAATGAAGTCAGCTACTTTCAGACTTGTTTGAGGGGGTAGCTAATTTAAGCATTAGCCTCCATCCATTTTTTGTTTTTGATCTTGCGTAGCTTGTTTTGGCTCGAGCCCGTATGGGAGATCTCTGAAGATTGCCGGATTTTGGTCATATTTCGGTGTTGCGTGGGGTTGCTGCCATCCCAATAGCATGATTGCGAGCAGATTACGATGTTCACCCTGTGCCAGATTGAAGTCATCTTTTCCCGAAGGGATCATCTGCTTTAATGGCGGGATCGCTTCCTGAATCGCCTGTCTGGTCTGCGTGACGACCGGATCCTTATCCAGCCCGGCAAGCAAAAAACTTAATCCGACTTCTGCAATCACATCCGGTTTTGTCCGTGCAATAATAGTTTCTATATTGGTACGGAAATAGTGGTAAATCCATTGATAATCTGCCGCTGAAACGGAATGCTGATAATAACCTGAAGCTGCAATGATTATGTGCGTCATACCATAAATTTTATTCTCATACTGCTGCTTAGACAGTGCTTTGTCCTGCTCATCCGGATACGTTTTCCGGAATGCTTGAATAAACGCTTGTACGACATCCTGTTCACCCAATTGCCTGAGCCAGAACACCTGGTTGGCTAATTGGGCTGCCCACGCCTTGATCATCTGCGGATCGGTCGCGTACAGACTGAAATCATATCTACGCAAAACCTGACGCAGTCGCTGGTCATGTTTGTGTTTCAGACCATATTCATCTGCCCGAGCCATCGCACCGAGTAAATCAACGCCTAAATAAATATATTCCGGATGATGTTTTGTTACCGAAAATCGTAGCCGGGACCGTTCGCCTTGACGTCCTTCATACGAGGACAGACGCTGTTGAGAGTACAGATAAACCGCTTCAGGTGTGGTGACATCGTTGGCGAAGTGGTTCAGTGTACTGGCAACTCGGGCCATATCCTGCCAAATCCCCGCAGCATACTTGTTATCTAAGGTTTGTCGATACATCCGTAGTGCGTAATGCCCTGCTTTGAAGGCCGGTAGTGTATAGAGGCGCTGTTCATAATACTCAGCGATTTGATCTGCAGAATCCTGATAACTGGGGGGAAATGTAGCCGCTTCATTTGCAGTGGGCGTTCCAATCTGCGTATTGGGTGCCGCAATACTCTGACAGATAAATATGATGAATAAAACTGAAGCTATGCCACATTTATTTAACATATGCCGACCCAGTTCACAGAGGATGATTTATAAAACATATGCATTCGTAGCAGTAGCTATGTTAGCGCAGTGCAATAAGTCTGTGAAATTATCGCCTTCACTGACGGTTGCGGTACTTCTGCACCGTGATTCTTGATAGTTTAAATGAAAAAATAAATTAGGTTTGGCCTTGTTTTATATCGTGTTTATTGACAGCTAAATCACTAGTGGGGCGTTCTTATTGGCTGAAAGTAGCTATTCTGATATGAACTGTTTGATTTTAATAAATTTTTAATGTCAGAGTGCTCTTTTTGTCTATGTGATCAGGTCAATGATCATTTCATGGCTGGAGGAATACGACATATTCACACCAGTCCCTCACGAGAGAGGAGCATTATGCGCGACATTCTGTTCAAAAAATGGACAGTGATTGGTTTCCTTGTCTTACTTGCCTGTATCTTGATGGTGTTGGTTGAGTTTATTTTCCAACGTCATCAAGAGGTGATGCGTCAAGAAATTCAAAGTAGGACAACAGAGGAACTTTCCATTATTCGATTTAAGCTGGAAGCGACGATTCTGGCCGATATTTATGTGGCGAAAAGTTTGTCAACGTTGACGACTGTGAATGCCAGTACCGTTGCAGAGAGTTGGGAAAAAGTTTCGCTGCGCATTATGGAGCAAGGGAAATACATTCGATCACTGAGTCTTGCTCCCAATGATATTATTGAGTACGTCTATCCGTTGAAAGGAAACAAAAAAGTCGTCGGGCTGGATTTTAGGACGATGCCTGAGCAGTGGAAAACGGTTAAACAAGCGCATGAACTGAAAGAGATTTTTATTGCCGGTCCGGTGGATCGGGGGAAAGACGATCAGGTCATTATTGCGCGCTGTCCGGTTTTTCTTGACCCGCCATATAATCAATTTTATTGGGGGGTGATCAGTGTCGATATTGATATCGATAGCTTGCTTCAGTCCCTTAAGGTTGCTGAGGTTCTACCCGGCTATGATATTGCAATCCGAGGAAAAGACAGTTCGGGAAAACAGGGCGCAGTGTTCTGGGGAGAACCTGATGTCTTTCAACATGCGTTTGCTCAAGAGATGATCTATTTTCCACATGGCTCCTGGAGTATTGCAATCGCAGAACAAGAC
This region includes:
- a CDS encoding transporter associated domain-containing protein, with translation MRVDIVGRLLGDFFLEAKVAIADIGLYYGLDVSDYPENMTLEMLVYQQIGDKPEQGDSFYWQGLTWVVARVRDWRVQLVGLKLPMN
- the pncB gene encoding nicotinate phosphoribosyltransferase; protein product: MNNHLFSKHIIQSLLDLDAYKINMMQAIHTFYPNIEVRYELTVRSEEDITGLLPEIRSEVEQLSKLRFSQAEIDYLKKSSSHLKPAFLHALRYFQFQPTQQVEFGIIQQGSKRQLRVGVRGTWRDTILYETMIMAIISEVRSRHGWQDVPADLPRQVLHNKLIALKHELAERGIDNFRLTEMGTRRRFSAHIQEQVMAELKQEIPELLLGTSNYHFARKFDLKPIGTIAHEWFMGHQALVNPGDSQRVALEQWLTAFDGQLSIAPTDTLNIDAFLNDFNMHLAKAYDGVRHDSGCPFTWGEKMIAHYQKLGIDPRTKLFIFSDSLDFSQALELCEYFAGRARISFGIGTFLTNDLGGWKNKYGQTYKPLSIVIKLAECHGRPVAKISDEPEKAMCEDAVFLANLKQQFNIDFDIDQLIATLKAMKHNQRKYIAAA
- a CDS encoding NUDIX hydrolase, whose amino-acid sequence is MIVTIDMICLRLSDDGIQVLLVKRNNPERPDFGMWAVPGGWVYDEDFTARGGEPADEDFEAARRRICRQKVHTYPNFISDPLVDGNPKRNPDGWSVSISHYALLNRSNIRQIEAAGMDRNRLDWFDLNLVLQGQITLAFDHAAQIQHAWIKLRAAVEYTSVVLFFLEKEFLVAEIIDAYAKFGVEVNRMTIKRRLINSEVIVSTNKIAAPNKGRGRGGKPATVYRLANNEVSYFQTCLRG
- a CDS encoding DUF3541 domain-containing protein, with the translated sequence MLNKCGIASVLFIIFICQSIAAPNTQIGTPTANEAATFPPSYQDSADQIAEYYEQRLYTLPAFKAGHYALRMYRQTLDNKYAAGIWQDMARVASTLNHFANDVTTPEAVYLYSQQRLSSYEGRQGERSRLRFSVTKHHPEYIYLGVDLLGAMARADEYGLKHKHDQRLRQVLRRYDFSLYATDPQMIKAWAAQLANQVFWLRQLGEQDVVQAFIQAFRKTYPDEQDKALSKQQYENKIYGMTHIIIAASGYYQHSVSAADYQWIYHYFRTNIETIIARTKPDVIAEVGLSFLLAGLDKDPVVTQTRQAIQEAIPPLKQMIPSGKDDFNLAQGEHRNLLAIMLLGWQQPHATPKYDQNPAIFRDLPYGLEPKQATQDQKQKMDGG
- a CDS encoding diguanylate cyclase, with translation MRDILFKKWTVIGFLVLLACILMVLVEFIFQRHQEVMRQEIQSRTTEELSIIRFKLEATILADIYVAKSLSTLTTVNASTVAESWEKVSLRIMEQGKYIRSLSLAPNDIIEYVYPLKGNKKVVGLDFRTMPEQWKTVKQAHELKEIFIAGPVDRGKDDQVIIARCPVFLDPPYNQFYWGVISVDIDIDSLLQSLKVAEVLPGYDIAIRGKDSSGKQGAVFWGEPDVFQHAFAQEMIYFPHGSWSIAIAEQDNVNILDQVPWFQTNIVRVIGYLLLIFLIASFLVIYRLYDKSNRLSLYDELTHLPNRRYFMSELNRYFEREKRAKQPMGFALLCIDVNKFKTINDTYGHNVGDQVLVECARRIENAIRDNDCAARIGGDEFLVLLKGGEKGEDLRKIMDRVRHAVGVTPVICGELAIPVGISVGYTRYSPEMQSVNEMIHHADNEMYDEKYAS